CTGCGTGGGCGGGACTGAGCGCCGGATCCTCGGTGTCGCGCTGGCCGGCGGGCTGGCGCGGCGCATGGGGGGCGGGGACAAGGCGCTGCTGCCCCTGGGCGGGCGGCCAATGCTCTCCATCCTGCTGGAACGGCTCGCGCCCCAGGTGGCGGCGCTCGCGATCAGCGCGAACGGCGATCCCGCGCGCTTCGGGGATGCGGCGCCGGGCGTGCCGGTGCTGCCCGATCCCCTCCCCGGCTTCCCCGGCCCGCTGGCGGGCGTGCTGGCGGGGATGGAACATGCCGCCCGTCTCGGCCTGGAACTCGTGCTCACCGTGCCGGGCGACACGCCGCTGATCCCGGCGGACCTCGCCGCGCGGCTGCGGGACGCGGCATCGCCGATCGCCTGTGCCGCCTCGTCCGGCAGGGCGCACCCGCCCGTGGGCCTCTGGCCGGTGGCGCTGCGCGAGACCCTGCGGCAGGCCATTGCCGCCGGCGAGGGTAAGGTGAGCCGCTGGGCCGGCCGGCACGGCTGCGCCGCGGTGGAATGGCCTGGGGACCCCTTCCTGAACGCCAACGCGCCGCAGGACCTGGCCGCGCTGGAGGAGGCGCTGGCCCGGGGCGCCTGACGCCCCGGGCCGGTCCCGGTCAGGCCGGCGTCGGCGCGCTCTCCGGCAGCACCCCGTCCCGCTTCAGCTCCGCCCAGAAGTCGGGCGGGATCGGCCGGCGCATCAGCTCCAGGTTCTCCCGCACCCGCTCCGGCCTCTTCGTGCCGGGAATGACGGAGGCCACCACCGGGTGCGCCGCGCAGAACTGCAGCGCGGCCGCGCGCAGGTCCACGCCGTGCCGCGCGGCGATCGCGGCCAGCCGGTCCCGCGCCTGCACCTTGTCGGAGGAGGCCTGCTGGTACTCGAAGGTGCTGCCGCCGGCGATGAGGCCGGAATTGTACGGCCCGCCGACGACCACGTGCACGCCCCGCTCCTCGCAGCGCGGGAACAGCGTCTCCAGCGCCGGCTGGTTCAGCAGGGAGTAGCGGCCGGCGAGGAGGAACACGTCCGGGTCCGCCCGCTCCAGCGCCATGACGCAGGGCTCCACCCGGTTCACGCCGAGGCCCCAGGCGCGGATCACCCCCTCCTCCCGCAACCGCGTCAGCGCCACCGCCGCGCCCTTCATCGCGGTGTCGAACACCTCCAGCCAGCGCTCACCGTGCGCGTCCTCCGCGCAGTCGTGGATGTAGGCCACGTCGATGCGCGCGAGCCCGAGCCGCTGCAGGCTGTCCTCGATGGAGCGGCGCACGCCGTCGGCCGAGTAGTCGTAGTCCGAGCGGAAGGGCAGGCCGGCGACGAAGGGGCCGTGCTTCCCGCCCTTGGTCGCGTCCGCGCGCAGCAGCCGGCCGACCTTGGTGGAGAGCACGTACTCGTCCCGCGGGAGGTTCCGCAGCACCTCGCCGAAGCGGTGCTCGGAGATGCCGGGCCCGTACTCGGGCGCGGTGTCGAAGTAGCGGATGCCGGCGTCCCAGGCGGCCTCCAGCGTCGCGCGGGAATCCGCGTCCGACACGATCTCAAACATGTTGCCAAGGGGCGCGCCGCCGAAGCCGATCGGGCCGGGCGGGGCGAAGTGCTGCGTCATCGGAAAGCGTCCAAGCCGTTCGCCCCATAGGTGCGCCGCGGCGGCCCGCATTCCAGGGGCCTCACGCGGCTGGGAGTGGCCCTGGTGAGGGCCAGGGCATCGCGTGCTCCAGAACCAGCGCGCCGACGCCGGCGATGTCGTCCAGCGCGGCGTGCGGCAGGCCGACGGACGGCGGGATATCGGCCGCCACCGCCCGGATCGCCGCGTCCTCCGGGTGCAGCCAGGGCTTTCCGTTGGCCGCGCGGTGAACCTCGATCTTCGGGATCGGGTCGCGCTTGAAGCCCTCCACGATCACCAGGTCCACGGGGTCCAGATAGGCCAGCAGCTCCGGCAGCCGCGGCTCCGGCGCACCGCGCAGCTCCGTCATCAGCGCCCAGCGGTTCGCGGAGGCGACGAGCACCTGGGCGGCCCCGGCCTGCCGGTGCGTGTGGCTGTCCTTGCCCGGCCGGTCCACGTCGAAGGCGTGGTGCGCGTGCTTGATCGTGGAGACCGCCAGCCCCCTTCCCTTCAGCCAGGGGATCAGGGCGGCGAGCAGGGTGGTCTTGCCGGCCCCGCTCCACCCGGCGAGTCCGATCACCCGCATGGCGGTTCAGGCGCGGTCATGGCAGGGGCTGTAGAGCGGGCGGACGGGGCGCGCCAGGGGGCCGGGTTGTCCGGACCGGGCCGCGGCCCAACTCTGGCGGCGAACAGAGGATCGACCGATGCCCGACACCAACCTTCGCGTCCTTCTCCGCGCCCGCCCCGAGGGGAAGGTCGGCCCCGAGCACTTCGAGGTGCGGGAGGAGGCCCTCCCCTCCCCCCGCCCCGGGGAGGTGCTGCTGCGGAACCGCTACCTCTCCCTGGACCCTTACATGCGCGGCCGGATGAGCGCCGCGAAGTCCTACGCCGCCCCGGTGGGGATCGGCGAGGTCATGGTCGGCCAGACCGTGGCCGAGGTGGTGGAGGACCCGACCGGCACCTTCAGGCCCGGAGATGTCGTTCTGGGCGGCGCCGGCTGGCAGCGCTTCTGCTGCGTCCCCGCGGGGGGCCTGCGGAAGCTGGATCCGGATCTGGCGCCCCTGACCACGGCCCTCGGCGTGCTGGGGATGCCCGGCACCACCGCCTGGGTGGGGGTGACGGAGATGTCCCGGCCGAAGCCCGGCGAGACCTACGTCGTCACGGCCGCCTCGGGCGCCGTGGGCGGGGTGGCCGGGCAGATCGCGCGGCGCATGGGCGCGCGCGTGGTCGGCATCGCCGGCGGGCCGGAGAAGTGCGCCTTCGTGACGGAGGAGCTGGGCTTCGACGCCTGCGTGGACCACAAGGCGCCGGACTTTCCCGACTTGCTGGCCAGGGCCTGCCCGGACGGCATCGACGGCTACTTTGAGAATGTCGGCGGCGCCGTGCAGAAGGCCGCCTGGCCGCTGATGAACGAGTTCGCCCGGCTGGCCTTCTGCGGCTCCATCGCCGAGTACCAGGAGGCGGAGCCGCCGCCCGGCCCGAACCTCGGGGCGATCACCCGCAAGAAGATGAGCCTGCGCGGCTTCATCGTCGGCGACCACCCCCGCGCCTTCGCGGAGTGGCGGCGGACCGGCGCGCGCTGGGTGAAGGACGGCTCCCTGAAGTACAGGGAGGACGTGGTGCGCGGGCTGGAGAAGGCGCCGGAGGCCTTCATGGGCCTGCTGGCCGGCCGGAATTTCGGCAAGCTCGTCATCGACCTGGGCTGAGGCGGCGGGAAGGTGTCGGCCCCGACCGGGCCGGACGCCTTCCGCGACGCGGAGCCGCCGGCGCAAGCAAGGGCCGGACCCGCGGATCGCCGGTGCGGGAGGCCCAGCGCCGGCCCCACCTCCGCGGGGGAACCGGCGGCGCGGCCGCGCCGGAAGGCCTGATCAGGCGGCCACGTGCACCCCCGGCCGGCGCCCGTCGTTCCACGCCCCGCCGATCGCGCGCTCCACCTGCGCGGCCAGCTGCAGCAGCAGCCCGTCCCCCGCCTGCCGCGCCTGCGCCTGGATGCCCAGCGGCAGCCCGCTCTCCTGCCATCCCAGCGGAAGGGAGATGGCGGGAATGCCGCAGAGGTTCGACAGCGGCGTATAGGCGAAGTTGCGCCAGAGATTGGCGAACCAGTCGTGGACGTCGGGGTTGTCGCTGATCGTCAGGTACTCGGTCGTGCCGATCACCGGAGTCGGCAGCGCCGTCACCGGCGTGAGGATGATGTCCCACCTCTCCAGGAACTCCCCGAAGCCGCGGGACGTGGCGTTGAACACCGCCTGCATCCGCGCCCGTTCCGTGTAGGAGGTGTGCAGCCCCGCCTCCCAGATCCGGATGTTCACCGGCTCCACGAGGTCCGCCGGCGGGCGCTCCAGCCCCAGCGCGCCGATCAGGTTGTTCACGGTCTGCGCGAAGTTGCTGATGTAGCAGGTGGTCTGCGCCGCGAAGGCGGCCGGGAAATCCACCTCCGGCAGCGCCCAGTCCACCTGGTGGCCGAGGGATTCCAGCAGCCGCCCCGCCCGCTCCAGCTCCGCCACGAAGTGCGGCACGGCCCGGTACTCGCCCCACGCGTGGGACAGGGCGATTCGCAGGGGCGGCGGGTCGCGGCGGATCAGCTCCGCATAGGGCTCGGGCGCGGTCCAGTAGGGCATGAACTCGCCCGGCGCGCCGCCGCGGCAGGCATCCACGAAGGCGGCGGTGTCCCGCACCGTGCGCGTGTGGCAGCCCTGGATGGAGACGAGGCCCGTGAGGTCCGAGGCATGGGGCGCGATGGAGAAGACCCCGCGCGAGGGCTTCAGCCCGATATTCCCCGTGGCACCGGCCGGGATGCGGATGGAGCCCCCGCCATCCGTCGCGTGGGAGATGGGCAGCGCCCCGGCCGAGACGATGGCGGCGGTGCCGGCCGAGGAGCCGTTGGTGGTGTAGCCCGTGTGCCAGGGGTTGCGCGTGACGTAGACGGCCGGGTTCTCGGCGGAGGAGCAGCAGCCGAACTCCGGGGTGGTGCTGCGCCCGATGATGTTGAGCCCGGCGGCGCGGATCCTCCCGGCCAGGAAGCTGTCTGCCGGCGCGCGGTTCCCGCGCATGAGGCGCGAGCCCATCTCCTGCAACCGCCCCTTCAGGGTGGGGCCCAGGTCCTTCATGAGATAGGGCACCCCGGCGAAGGGCCCGTCCGTATCCGTGCCGTTGCCGCGCGGGTCCGCCACCGCGTCCGCGAACACCTCCACCACGGCGGAGAGGGCGGGGTCCACCCGCGCGATCCCCGCGGCGGCCTGGGCGGCGAGCTCGGCGGGCGTCACCTCGCCGGCGCGGACACGCCCGGCCAGGGCCGTGGCGTCGTGGCGCGCCCACTCGTCCCAGCTCATCGCAAGCGTCACGCCGCCCTCCGCCCCGTGGTGCGGATCGAGGCTAGATCAGGGGAGTCCCCGGTCAAGGCCGCCGCGCGGGGCTGCCGCGCGGCGCACCGGTGCCCCCACGCGTCCCCTTCCGCCACGGGGGCGGAATGGCCGGCGCTGTGGCCCGCGCGCCCCTGGGCAGGCGGGGGATCCTGCGGGATGGTTCGCCCGCCATGACCTCCCGCCGCTCGCTCCTCCTCGCCCTTCCCGCCCTCGGCGCGGCCGGAGCCCTCGCGGGTTGCGGCACCTCCCCGGAGGTCTTCGAGGGCAAGGGCCCGCCCTTCCGGCCGGAGGAGTTCTTCGCCGGCAAGATCAGGAGCCACGGCGTCTTCGCCACCCGGCTGGGCGCGATCGAGCGCTGGTTCCGCGCGACCACGGTGGGCGCCTGGGACGGCACCACCCTCACCTTCGACGAGATCTTCCACTACGAGGACAGCTTCGAGGACCGGCGCTTCTGGAAGCTGCGGCGCGACCCCACCGACTCCGCCGCCTGGACCGGCGAGGCGACGGACGCCACCGGCCCCGTGCGCGGCCGCAGCGTTGGAAACGCCTTCCACCTGCAGCACGAGCTGGACATGCTCACCCTCTCCGGCGACCGGCGCCGTCTCGGCTTCGACCAGTGGTTCGTCCGGATCTCGGACGACACGGTCCTCTCCCGCGCCGCCGTGAGCTGGTACGGAATCCAGGTCGGCACCGCCCAGGTGTCCTTCCAGCGCGTCAGCGTCGGCGTGACGGAGGGATCCGTCTATGCCGGCGCGGCGGCGCGGGAGGAGCCGGTGGCGCCGCGCGGCGTGCCCAGCGGCACCGGCGGGCGCGACCCCGGCCGGCTGATGAACGCCCCGCCCCGGCGCTGATCCCGGGTCCCCCGCCAGCCTTGCCGAAGCGTCACGGGCCGCACCCGCGACAAGCCCCCGCGGCTGTGGCAGGGTGCCGCCCATGCGTCAGTTGCTGCTGCTGCGTCACGCCAAGTCGGCCTGGGACGACCCCGCCCTCTCGGATCATGCCCGTCCCCTGAACGGCCGCGGCCGACGCGCCGCCGTCGCGATGGCCGGTGCGATGCGCTCCCTCGGGCTGCGGCCGGAGTTGGTGCTCGTCTCCTCCTCCCGCCGCACCCTCCAGACCCTCGAAGGGCTGGGCGCGCTGGACGGCCCGCCCCGGGTGGAACCGACGGACGACCTCTACCTCGCGCCCTGGACACGCCTGCTGGACACCCTTCGCGAGGTTCCGGAGGAGGTGCAGAGCGTGCTGCTCATCGCCCACAACCCCGGCCTGCACGACCTGGCGCTGAACCTCGCCGCGCCCGATTCCGGGGCGCCCGGCCAAGCGCTGGCGGAGGCCTACCCCACGGCCACCCTCGCCGAGTTCGCGGTAGAGGAGAGGTGGGCCGCGCTCGGCCCGCACCGCGCGAGGCTCGTCCGCTTCCTTCAACCGAAGGACCTGCCGGAGATGGCGGGGTAGCACCCCCGGCCGGGGACTCGGCCGCACGCGGCGGCTTGTGCCGGGGCGCCGGGCCTTGCTAGGCAGGCCGGCAGTGCTTCCTCGTCGCCGCATCTTCCGCCCTGCCCCCTCCCCCCGCGCTTGGCGCGGGCCCTTACTGCTGCTCGGCCTCGCGGCCGGGGCGGCGACCTGGATCGGCCTGGGCGGCCCCACCCAGCTCTTCGGCAACTCCCCGCGTGAGCAGGACTGGGCCGCCCCCCCCGCCGAGGTGCGGGTGGTGGACGGGGAGACGCTGCGCCTCGCCGACCGGATCGTGCGGTTGCGCGGGCTGGACGCCCCCGCGCGCGGCCAGCCCTGCCGCGATGCCGCCGGGCGGGAGTTCGACTGCGGCGCCGGATCGGCCGAGGCCCTGTCCCGCCTGCTGGGCGGGCGCGGCGTGGCCTGCCGCGTGCGCGGGCGGGACCGCTTCGGGCGGGGCCTCGGCCAGTGCGCCACCCTCGCCGGCACGGATGCCGCCGGGACGGAGCTGAACGGCGCCCTCGTTTCCGCCGGCTGGGCCCTGGCCGAGGACGAGGGCCTGGCGGGGATGGAGGGCGCGGCCCGCGCCGCCGGGCGCGGCCTCTGGGCCGCCGGCGCCCGCCCGCCGGAGGGCTGGGCCGAGCGCCGCTGAGGCTCCAGTAACGGGCAGGCCCAGCCGCCGTCCCGGCCTGTGCGGGTTTCCTCTCTTTCCCCGCGCTTGCGCCAGGGTACTCCGCTGGGCGTTCCCCCATGCGCGACCCGCCCGGCGGCGCCGCGCCCTTGGGGGCGGCCCGGTGGATGGACAAGGGCGCGGACCGGCCTATCTTGCGCCGCATCATCCCCCGGGGCCCGACCCCGGGGATGGGCGACCGGTCGGTGCGGATGCCCTACCGGGCGGCCCGGCTTCCACCATACGGCCGGACGTACCGGCTGCGAGGATCAGCGCATGAGCGAACCGACCACCTCGGGCTCCGTCACGATCACCCTCGACGGGACCAACAAGTCATCCAGCGCGCCGCTGGTGCAGGCGAGCGTCGGCCCGGCGGTCGCGGACATCCGCAAGCTCTACGCCGACCTCGGGGTCTTCACCTTCGATCCGGGCTTCGGCATGACCGCGGCCTGCGAGAGCAAGATCACCTACATCGACGGCGACCAGGGCGTGCTGCTGTACCGCGGCTACCCGATCGAGCAGCTGGCCGAGCACTCCGACTTCGTCGAGGTCTGCCACCTTCTGCTGCATGGCGAGCTGCCGAATGCGGCGGAGCTGAAGGAGTTCCAGCACAACATCACCATGCACACGATGGTGCATGAGCAGCTCCGCTCCTTCTTCGGCGGCTTCCGCCGCGACGCGCACCCGATGGCGATCCTCTGCGGCGTGGTAGGCGCGCTCTCGGCCTTCTACCACGACAGCCTCGACATCAACGACGCGCGCCAGCGCGAGATCGCGGCCTTTCGCCTGATCGCGAAGATCCCGACGATCGCCGCCATGGCCTACAAGTACTCGATCGGCCAGCCCTTCGTGTACCCGCGCAACGACCTCGGCTACGCCGAGAACTTCCTCTACATGCTGAACGCCGTCCCGGCGGAGGAGTACAAGGTGAACCCGATCCTGGCGCGCGCCATGGACCGGATCCTCGTGCTGCACGCCGACCACGAGCAGAACGCCTCCACCTCCACCGTGCGCCTCGCGGGTTCCACCGGCGCCAACCCCTATGCCTGCATCGCGGCGGGCATCGCGGCGCTCTGGGGCCCGGCCCATGGCGGCGCGAACGAGGCGGTGCTGAAGATGCTGGGCGAGATCGGCAGCCCGGAGAACATCCCGGACTTCATCAGCAAGGTGAAGGACAAGAACAGCCACGTGAAGCTCATGGGCTTCGGGCACCGGGTCTATAAGAACTTCGACCCGCGCGCGAAGATCATGAAGGAGACCTGCCACGAGGTGCTGGCCGAGCTCGGCATCAAGGACGAGCCGCTGTTGGACATGGCGATGGAGATGGAGCGGATCGCGCTGAGCGACGACTACTTCGTCTCCCGCAAGCTCTACCCGAACGTGGACTTCTATTCCGGCATCATCCTGAAGGCGATGGGCATCCCGACCCACATGTTCACCGTGCTCTTCGCGGTGGCGCGCACCGTGGGCTGGGTGAGCCAGTGGAAGGAGATGATCGAGGACCCGGCGCAGCGCATCGGCCGCCCGCGGCAGGTCTACACCGGCGCCACGACCCGCGACTACAAGGCGGTTGCCGAGCGGGGCTGAGCCCCGCTCCGGCCAGGAAGCCGGCCACCCGGGGACCGACCCCGCGCCCTGAAGGACCCGCCTCGCAAGAGGCGGGTCTTTTTGCTTGCGGGAGAAGGCATCCACCTGCCGCGTCAAAGAAACCGTCCAGCGTGATGAGGATGCTGTTAAAGCAGTTCTGACACTAGGCAGGAACTTACGATCCAATTGCCTCATGCTGCCCACCAAATTTTTCACATTTTCTTGATCATCAGGCGTTATTTCCCTCTCTGTTCTCCTGGTACTGTGGCGGTAAGCCGTTTCTCTACGGGAAGTTGTAGACCGGAGGGCATTCACCCGTAATCACTGCAGTTCGTACGCGGCCCAGCATCGCCCCATCGGCCGGCGAACTGGTGCTACGCAGCCTTCGCCCGTGGCCGCAGCACCCGCCGTGAATGCCGAGCAACGTCAAGCAGCCGGGGATCTGGCTCCGCGCCCGCCCGGGCGCCCCCCGCACGGCCAACCAGCCCTTC
This genomic window from Pararoseomonas sp. SCSIO 73927 contains:
- the mobB gene encoding molybdopterin-guanine dinucleotide biosynthesis protein B; translated protein: MRVIGLAGWSGAGKTTLLAALIPWLKGRGLAVSTIKHAHHAFDVDRPGKDSHTHRQAGAAQVLVASANRWALMTELRGAPEPRLPELLAYLDPVDLVIVEGFKRDPIPKIEVHRAANGKPWLHPEDAAIRAVAADIPPSVGLPHAALDDIAGVGALVLEHAMPWPSPGPLPAA
- a CDS encoding DUF3833 family protein, which translates into the protein MTSRRSLLLALPALGAAGALAGCGTSPEVFEGKGPPFRPEEFFAGKIRSHGVFATRLGAIERWFRATTVGAWDGTTLTFDEIFHYEDSFEDRRFWKLRRDPTDSAAWTGEATDATGPVRGRSVGNAFHLQHELDMLTLSGDRRRLGFDQWFVRISDDTVLSRAAVSWYGIQVGTAQVSFQRVSVGVTEGSVYAGAAAREEPVAPRGVPSGTGGRDPGRLMNAPPRR
- the gltA gene encoding citrate synthase, which produces MSEPTTSGSVTITLDGTNKSSSAPLVQASVGPAVADIRKLYADLGVFTFDPGFGMTAACESKITYIDGDQGVLLYRGYPIEQLAEHSDFVEVCHLLLHGELPNAAELKEFQHNITMHTMVHEQLRSFFGGFRRDAHPMAILCGVVGALSAFYHDSLDINDARQREIAAFRLIAKIPTIAAMAYKYSIGQPFVYPRNDLGYAENFLYMLNAVPAEEYKVNPILARAMDRILVLHADHEQNASTSTVRLAGSTGANPYACIAAGIAALWGPAHGGANEAVLKMLGEIGSPENIPDFISKVKDKNSHVKLMGFGHRVYKNFDPRAKIMKETCHEVLAELGIKDEPLLDMAMEMERIALSDDYFVSRKLYPNVDFYSGIILKAMGIPTHMFTVLFAVARTVGWVSQWKEMIEDPAQRIGRPRQVYTGATTRDYKAVAERG
- a CDS encoding histidine phosphatase family protein, which translates into the protein MRQLLLLRHAKSAWDDPALSDHARPLNGRGRRAAVAMAGAMRSLGLRPELVLVSSSRRTLQTLEGLGALDGPPRVEPTDDLYLAPWTRLLDTLREVPEEVQSVLLIAHNPGLHDLALNLAAPDSGAPGQALAEAYPTATLAEFAVEERWAALGPHRARLVRFLQPKDLPEMAG
- the mobA gene encoding molybdenum cofactor guanylyltransferase MobA — encoded protein: MGGTERRILGVALAGGLARRMGGGDKALLPLGGRPMLSILLERLAPQVAALAISANGDPARFGDAAPGVPVLPDPLPGFPGPLAGVLAGMEHAARLGLELVLTVPGDTPLIPADLAARLRDAASPIACAASSGRAHPPVGLWPVALRETLRQAIAAGEGKVSRWAGRHGCAAVEWPGDPFLNANAPQDLAALEEALARGA
- a CDS encoding thermonuclease family protein, whose protein sequence is MLPRRRIFRPAPSPRAWRGPLLLLGLAAGAATWIGLGGPTQLFGNSPREQDWAAPPAEVRVVDGETLRLADRIVRLRGLDAPARGQPCRDAAGREFDCGAGSAEALSRLLGGRGVACRVRGRDRFGRGLGQCATLAGTDAAGTELNGALVSAGWALAEDEGLAGMEGAARAAGRGLWAAGARPPEGWAERR
- a CDS encoding NADP-dependent oxidoreductase, which encodes MPDTNLRVLLRARPEGKVGPEHFEVREEALPSPRPGEVLLRNRYLSLDPYMRGRMSAAKSYAAPVGIGEVMVGQTVAEVVEDPTGTFRPGDVVLGGAGWQRFCCVPAGGLRKLDPDLAPLTTALGVLGMPGTTAWVGVTEMSRPKPGETYVVTAASGAVGGVAGQIARRMGARVVGIAGGPEKCAFVTEELGFDACVDHKAPDFPDLLARACPDGIDGYFENVGGAVQKAAWPLMNEFARLAFCGSIAEYQEAEPPPGPNLGAITRKKMSLRGFIVGDHPRAFAEWRRTGARWVKDGSLKYREDVVRGLEKAPEAFMGLLAGRNFGKLVIDLG
- a CDS encoding aldo/keto reductase gives rise to the protein MTQHFAPPGPIGFGGAPLGNMFEIVSDADSRATLEAAWDAGIRYFDTAPEYGPGISEHRFGEVLRNLPRDEYVLSTKVGRLLRADATKGGKHGPFVAGLPFRSDYDYSADGVRRSIEDSLQRLGLARIDVAYIHDCAEDAHGERWLEVFDTAMKGAAVALTRLREEGVIRAWGLGVNRVEPCVMALERADPDVFLLAGRYSLLNQPALETLFPRCEERGVHVVVGGPYNSGLIAGGSTFEYQQASSDKVQARDRLAAIAARHGVDLRAAALQFCAAHPVVASVIPGTKRPERVRENLELMRRPIPPDFWAELKRDGVLPESAPTPA
- a CDS encoding amidase, translating into MTLAMSWDEWARHDATALAGRVRAGEVTPAELAAQAAAGIARVDPALSAVVEVFADAVADPRGNGTDTDGPFAGVPYLMKDLGPTLKGRLQEMGSRLMRGNRAPADSFLAGRIRAAGLNIIGRSTTPEFGCCSSAENPAVYVTRNPWHTGYTTNGSSAGTAAIVSAGALPISHATDGGGSIRIPAGATGNIGLKPSRGVFSIAPHASDLTGLVSIQGCHTRTVRDTAAFVDACRGGAPGEFMPYWTAPEPYAELIRRDPPPLRIALSHAWGEYRAVPHFVAELERAGRLLESLGHQVDWALPEVDFPAAFAAQTTCYISNFAQTVNNLIGALGLERPPADLVEPVNIRIWEAGLHTSYTERARMQAVFNATSRGFGEFLERWDIILTPVTALPTPVIGTTEYLTISDNPDVHDWFANLWRNFAYTPLSNLCGIPAISLPLGWQESGLPLGIQAQARQAGDGLLLQLAAQVERAIGGAWNDGRRPGVHVAA